In Bacteroidales bacterium, the following are encoded in one genomic region:
- a CDS encoding efflux RND transporter permease subunit has product MVRFLLNKPISVTMTFLALLALGVVALLRLPVSLMPDVDIPKITVQINAANLSARELENAVVSSFRIQLMQVAHLADLKSETRDGSSVIRLDFDYGSNIDYAFIEVNEKIDRVMASMPAGIERPRVIKASATDIPVFYLDLTLKNKSKPVDKGNSTKSDLTEFYRLSNFADQVIRKRIEQLPQVAIADISGQVFSEILIIPDKSKLDGLEISYADIENALNENNITSGNLLIRDGQYQYNVRFGNELRTKEDIANIYLKNKDRLIQVKDIAEVKEQPRKRKGEVISDGDNAITMAIIKQSDARMNDLKKEVKKLISILRTDYPDINFNISRDQTQLLDFSMRNLGQSLYFGAFLAFIVMFLFLKNVRSPWLVGVTLPAALIISLLFFHLAGLTLNVISLAGLVLGISVMTDNSIVVIDNISQHRERGSTLDESCIRGTNEVIRPMLSAVLTTCAVYIPLIFISGITGALFYDQAIAITISQFVSLFIGITILPVYYKIMFKDGKTGEMTGFLKKVNDLDYGRLYEKGFKFVMRHQVFSTGSVIGMLVLAGFLFVSLQKTKLPAIVKDETILRIDWNDRINIDENYRRVNQLLAGIENKMAHNTCIIGEQQFLLDHNSPEAASEALVYIKATRSDALDSIFKSISGFLKENYRMASFNFEDAGNIFDQLFGENQAPLEVRLRFTADFGPMANTRLNNTVSSLQEAFPGYNINNIVWQEQMVLKTDPARMALYEVSYGQVFSALKRSFSENQVLLVADNQNFIPVIIGDKQQDIHRIIDGLSVMNNKKIEIPLKSLISQTTGNDLKTIVAGQEGEYYPVAMNVPSKEIRKTQKSIINQLSKDGHFEAGFSGSYFSNRNLIKQLTVIFIISLALLYFILASQFESLTLPLIVLMEIPVDLFGAFLFLKLFGDGINLMSMIGIVVMSGVVINDSILKVDTFNQLMNEGYPLLKALMVGGQRRLKPIVMTALTAILALLPLLFFGGMGADLQRPMALTIIGGMIVGTIVSLFMVPLGYYYLRK; this is encoded by the coding sequence ATGGTTAGATTTTTGTTAAACAAACCCATCTCCGTCACCATGACATTCCTGGCTTTGCTGGCACTTGGTGTGGTGGCATTGCTGAGATTGCCGGTTTCGCTGATGCCTGATGTGGATATTCCGAAGATTACGGTTCAGATTAACGCGGCCAATCTCTCAGCCCGCGAACTTGAAAATGCAGTGGTCAGCAGTTTCAGGATCCAGTTGATGCAGGTTGCCCACCTGGCTGATCTGAAAAGTGAAACACGCGACGGCAGCTCGGTAATCCGGTTGGATTTTGACTATGGCAGCAATATTGATTATGCTTTTATCGAGGTAAATGAAAAAATTGACAGGGTGATGGCCTCTATGCCGGCCGGTATTGAACGGCCACGTGTGATCAAAGCAAGCGCCACCGACATCCCTGTTTTCTACCTGGATCTAACGCTGAAAAATAAGTCGAAACCCGTTGATAAGGGTAATTCAACTAAATCAGACTTAACCGAATTTTACCGGCTCAGCAACTTTGCCGACCAGGTGATTCGGAAGCGCATTGAACAATTACCCCAGGTGGCCATTGCCGATATCAGCGGCCAGGTTTTTTCCGAAATACTCATCATACCCGATAAATCAAAACTGGATGGACTTGAAATCAGCTATGCCGATATTGAAAATGCACTCAACGAAAACAATATCACTTCAGGAAATCTTCTGATACGCGACGGGCAATACCAGTACAATGTACGATTCGGAAATGAACTCAGAACCAAAGAGGATATCGCCAACATTTACCTGAAAAACAAGGACAGGTTAATACAGGTTAAGGATATCGCCGAAGTGAAGGAACAGCCCCGGAAAAGAAAAGGGGAGGTTATATCCGACGGAGACAATGCCATTACAATGGCTATTATAAAGCAGTCGGATGCCCGCATGAATGATCTTAAAAAGGAAGTAAAAAAACTGATATCCATATTGAGAACGGATTACCCGGATATCAATTTCAATATAAGCCGTGACCAAACACAGCTGCTGGATTTCTCGATGCGGAACCTGGGACAAAGCCTGTATTTCGGAGCTTTCCTGGCTTTCATTGTAATGTTCCTGTTCCTTAAAAATGTAAGATCGCCATGGCTCGTGGGCGTTACGTTGCCGGCTGCACTGATCATTTCATTGCTTTTCTTTCACCTGGCAGGCCTGACATTAAATGTAATTTCACTGGCCGGACTTGTACTGGGCATCAGCGTAATGACAGATAATTCGATTGTGGTTATTGATAATATTTCCCAACACAGGGAACGGGGAAGCACATTGGATGAATCATGCATACGGGGCACCAACGAGGTCATCCGGCCTATGTTAAGTGCCGTGCTTACCACCTGTGCCGTATACATCCCTTTGATATTTATCAGCGGCATAACAGGAGCGCTGTTTTATGACCAGGCCATTGCCATCACCATAAGCCAGTTTGTATCTCTTTTTATCGGAATCACGATCCTGCCGGTTTATTACAAGATCATGTTCAAGGATGGCAAAACGGGTGAAATGACAGGATTCCTGAAAAAAGTAAATGACCTTGATTACGGCAGGCTATATGAAAAAGGATTCAAGTTTGTGATGCGGCACCAGGTGTTCAGCACAGGCAGTGTCATCGGGATGCTTGTATTAGCGGGATTCCTGTTTGTCAGCCTTCAGAAAACCAAACTTCCCGCCATTGTAAAAGATGAGACCATATTGCGAATCGACTGGAACGACCGGATCAATATTGATGAAAATTACAGGAGGGTAAATCAGCTCCTGGCCGGCATTGAAAATAAAATGGCTCACAACACGTGCATCATAGGCGAACAACAATTTCTTCTCGATCATAACAGTCCCGAAGCTGCATCGGAAGCACTGGTTTATATAAAAGCAACCCGGTCCGATGCGCTGGATTCGATCTTTAAGTCGATTTCGGGATTTTTAAAAGAGAATTACCGGATGGCATCCTTCAACTTTGAAGATGCCGGGAATATTTTCGACCAGCTTTTCGGTGAGAACCAGGCTCCGCTTGAAGTCAGGTTAAGATTCACGGCAGATTTCGGTCCCATGGCCAATACACGGCTGAATAATACGGTAAGCAGCCTGCAGGAAGCCTTCCCGGGTTACAACATTAACAATATAGTATGGCAGGAACAGATGGTTCTTAAAACCGATCCGGCACGAATGGCATTGTATGAAGTTTCCTATGGCCAGGTTTTCAGCGCCCTGAAACGGTCGTTCAGTGAGAACCAGGTTCTGCTGGTTGCCGATAACCAGAATTTCATACCGGTAATTATAGGCGACAAACAACAGGATATACATCGGATCATTGATGGTCTTTCAGTGATGAATAATAAAAAGATTGAGATACCATTAAAGAGCCTGATATCCCAGACAACCGGCAACGATTTAAAAACAATCGTTGCGGGACAGGAAGGGGAATATTACCCGGTGGCCATGAATGTGCCGTCAAAGGAAATCCGTAAAACACAAAAATCAATCATCAATCAATTATCTAAGGATGGGCATTTTGAGGCGGGATTTTCAGGATCCTACTTTTCGAACAGGAATCTGATAAAGCAGCTGACCGTGATTTTCATCATTTCATTAGCCTTACTGTATTTTATCCTGGCATCCCAATTTGAATCCCTGACCCTTCCGCTCATTGTTTTGATGGAGATTCCGGTTGACCTCTTCGGGGCTTTCCTGTTCCTTAAATTATTCGGTGATGGGATCAACCTGATGTCAATGATCGGGATTGTAGTAATGAGCGGTGTTGTCATCAATGACTCCATTCTGAAAGTGGATACCTTCAACCAGCTCATGAATGAAGGCTATCCCTTGCTTAAGGCATTAATGGTAGGGGGACAACGGAGGCTTAAGCCTATTGTAATGACGGCCCTGACTGCAATTCTTGCCTTGTTGCCACTCCTGTTTTTCGGCGGCATGGGGGCAGATTTGCAGCGACCCATGGCATTAACCATAATCGGAGGCATGATTGTAGGAACGATTGTGAGTCTTTTTATGGTGCCGTTGGGGTATTATTATTTGAGAAAATGA
- a CDS encoding four helix bundle protein, whose product MSTINRFEDLEIWQLSRFLCKEINMIIHSNAFRNDFTLINQIKGSSGSIMDNIAEGFERGGNKEFSQFLSISKGSAGESRSQLYRAFDNSYITEDQLKDLRKRLIQLSSKISNMMSYIKQSEYKGTKYKSK is encoded by the coding sequence ATGTCAACGATTAACCGTTTTGAAGATTTGGAAATTTGGCAATTATCCCGATTTCTATGCAAAGAGATTAATATGATTATTCATTCAAATGCCTTTAGGAATGATTTCACCCTTATTAATCAAATAAAAGGCTCTAGTGGATCAATAATGGACAATATTGCCGAAGGATTTGAAAGAGGAGGTAACAAAGAGTTTTCTCAGTTCTTGTCAATTTCCAAAGGATCAGCTGGAGAATCAAGATCTCAGCTTTACAGGGCATTTGACAATTCTTACATCACGGAAGACCAATTGAAGGATTTAAGAAAAAGACTTATTCAATTAAGTAGCAAAATCAGCAATATGATGTCTTATATTAAACAGTCAGAATACAAGGGTACAAAATACAAATCAAAGTAA
- a CDS encoding efflux RND transporter periplasmic adaptor subunit gives MRILAFISTVIVIYACSTDKNSVDQQIEKKQFVSEKNPVDIIILKKSDFRKELVSNGKLKAKKKSMLKFNSGDELLQLNVSNGDHVNPGQVIAVLNKERSVQQLQQAKANFEKARYELQNVLIGQNYSLDDSASIPKKVYNMACIQSGYTSAKSQLESAKLEYASKELKAPYPGIIASIKYKLYEQVGGGTEFCTLIDNSSFEVEFPVLESELQDISRGKEVKIMPFSMENKVFKGRITEINPIVDENGMIQVKAIVDQSSSLLDGMNVRVLVENAISNQLVVPKAAVVLRDNQHVLFRIIGGKAYWTYVETTAENSDSYSVIPNADKGATLEPGDTVIVSGNLNLAHESCVEVK, from the coding sequence ATGAGGATTCTCGCTTTTATCTCTACAGTTATAGTCATTTATGCCTGTTCGACCGATAAGAATTCAGTTGACCAGCAAATTGAAAAGAAACAATTTGTTTCAGAAAAAAATCCCGTCGATATCATCATTCTCAAAAAATCAGATTTCAGGAAGGAACTGGTGAGTAACGGGAAGCTGAAGGCAAAGAAAAAAAGCATGTTGAAATTCAACAGCGGTGATGAACTGTTGCAGCTTAATGTGTCAAACGGGGATCATGTGAACCCGGGACAGGTTATTGCCGTATTGAACAAAGAGCGGTCGGTACAGCAGTTGCAACAGGCAAAAGCAAATTTTGAGAAAGCAAGGTACGAATTGCAGAATGTGCTGATCGGACAGAATTACTCGCTTGACGACAGCGCATCCATACCCAAAAAGGTATACAATATGGCCTGCATTCAATCGGGTTATACATCGGCAAAAAGTCAACTCGAATCCGCTAAACTGGAATATGCTTCGAAAGAATTGAAAGCCCCCTACCCCGGGATCATTGCCAGTATCAAATATAAATTATACGAACAGGTTGGCGGCGGAACCGAATTCTGCACACTCATCGACAATTCATCCTTCGAAGTGGAATTCCCTGTCCTGGAATCGGAATTACAGGATATTTCAAGGGGCAAAGAGGTTAAAATAATGCCCTTTTCAATGGAGAACAAGGTATTTAAAGGCAGGATAACTGAAATTAACCCGATTGTAGATGAGAACGGAATGATCCAGGTAAAGGCCATTGTGGATCAATCCTCATCCCTGCTTGACGGGATGAATGTCCGTGTGCTTGTTGAAAATGCAATTTCAAACCAGCTTGTCGTTCCCAAAGCTGCCGTTGTACTGCGCGATAACCAGCATGTGTTGTTCAGGATAATCGGAGGTAAAGCCTACTGGACATACGTGGAAACCACCGCCGAAAACAGCGATTCCTATTCCGTAATTCCCAACGCCGATAAAGGCGCAACGCTTGAGCCGGGGGATACTGTTATTGTTTCAGGGAATCTGAATTTGGCGCATGAATCCTGTGTGGAGGTTAAGTAG
- a CDS encoding BF3164 family lipoprotein yields the protein MKAILFLLLVTILLGCGKKVKDSSLSSDQSETAVNKADSLAEGEFELDNEVFGQTIELAGINHPVDNIFEVKEPEMLATDSILIVKNRNGDNMFMAYSLPGFNLIKSFGRFGEGPDELQFPLIIKANNPDVYCYIQEWRKSHMLALNHSLEIFPLSFSIPISTFERQICSLNDSTFFISTFSKGKRSIIELKALHDSVITNPFLNLSFSKDLNEWTSFIGDFGLNSQKKRIVFAYKYFKRIVFIDIENKKSRIVKFSEQNTSADLKSNPLGPENTTYYWGLSANKNYVYFLYSGRTPVDVSEELRKGPGYIFVEQFDWNGNPIRKFKLDHWGYFCVSEDEKTIYMLSTTEEQPIYSFTIPELIKQP from the coding sequence ATGAAAGCCATTTTATTTTTATTGTTAGTTACAATTCTTTTGGGATGTGGCAAAAAGGTAAAAGATTCTTCATTGTCTTCCGATCAATCTGAAACTGCTGTAAATAAAGCTGACTCTTTAGCGGAAGGAGAATTTGAATTGGACAATGAGGTTTTCGGACAAACGATTGAACTTGCAGGTATCAATCATCCCGTTGACAATATTTTCGAGGTTAAGGAACCCGAAATGCTTGCCACAGACAGTATTCTCATAGTAAAAAACAGGAATGGCGATAATATGTTTATGGCCTATTCCCTTCCCGGTTTCAATTTAATCAAATCGTTCGGCAGATTTGGAGAGGGTCCGGATGAGTTGCAGTTTCCCCTGATAATTAAGGCTAATAATCCTGATGTATATTGCTATATCCAGGAATGGAGAAAAAGCCATATGCTTGCCTTAAATCATTCCTTAGAGATATTTCCGCTTTCTTTTAGCATCCCTATTTCGACCTTTGAGCGACAAATTTGCAGCCTGAATGATAGTACTTTTTTCATTTCAACATTCAGTAAGGGAAAGAGAAGCATAATTGAATTAAAGGCCTTGCATGATTCGGTTATTACCAATCCTTTTCTTAACCTGTCGTTTTCAAAGGACCTGAATGAGTGGACTTCTTTCATCGGTGATTTTGGTTTAAATTCTCAAAAAAAGAGAATTGTATTTGCTTACAAATATTTTAAACGGATCGTATTTATAGATATAGAAAATAAGAAAAGCAGGATAGTTAAATTCAGTGAGCAGAATACCAGTGCCGATCTAAAAAGTAATCCCTTAGGCCCTGAAAACACTACGTACTACTGGGGATTATCAGCAAATAAAAATTATGTGTATTTTTTATACAGTGGAAGAACACCTGTTGATGTTTCGGAAGAATTAAGAAAAGGACCGGGATATATTTTTGTTGAGCAATTTGACTGGAATGGCAATCCGATAAGGAAATTCAAACTGGATCACTGGGGATATTTTTGTGTAAGTGAAGATGAAAAAACAATATACATGTTGTCAACAACAGAAGAACAACCCATTTACAGCTTTACAATTCCTGAATTAATAAAACAACCATGA
- a CDS encoding 6-bladed beta-propeller encodes MNKFLILVFLILIAGCGRQDNSLPVIDTQASKTRVVNLSEVFEKDEMIILETNDSCLISYITQVIKTKEAIYILDIRYGAFLTSRILKFDKAGRFIRQIGTTGNGPGEYHLVTAIAYDSLNHNIIAVSEKDILEYDLDGNLIEYYPTRINSHIDNIYLLNDTVWLLNHEMNYDIEEKISLFFYHNKQKQDSILLHQYKSDTKVLLTSQNTPVISDLAKARYIYYPVRYPEPFLRDTLYEIKGRKFLPSLKLDFSAVLKVSNETLPQNLPFREWIKESMRIRNISLMDIYRTNRFLVADYLMDSTLRKFCYDFKKLDGFNLEYGFHDDWFGSQQPINPLPMDLNNGQFFFSMNSMYIMDKIPGINENSNPVLFFLKIKS; translated from the coding sequence ATGAATAAGTTTTTAATATTAGTTTTTTTGATTCTGATTGCCGGATGCGGCAGACAGGATAATTCTCTTCCGGTGATTGATACACAGGCCTCGAAAACAAGAGTAGTTAATTTATCTGAAGTATTTGAAAAGGATGAAATGATTATTCTTGAAACGAATGATTCATGTTTGATATCCTATATTACCCAGGTAATAAAAACAAAGGAGGCAATCTATATCCTGGATATCCGTTATGGTGCATTTTTAACCAGCAGAATTTTAAAATTTGATAAAGCAGGCCGGTTTATCAGACAGATTGGAACAACCGGCAACGGACCCGGAGAATATCACTTAGTCACAGCTATTGCTTATGATAGCTTAAATCATAATATTATTGCTGTTTCTGAAAAAGACATCCTTGAATATGACCTTGACGGAAATTTAATTGAATATTATCCTACAAGAATTAATTCCCATATTGACAATATTTATTTACTAAATGATACTGTTTGGCTTTTGAATCATGAAATGAACTATGATATTGAAGAAAAAATTTCGTTATTCTTTTATCACAATAAGCAAAAGCAGGATAGCATTCTATTACATCAATATAAATCGGATACCAAAGTACTTTTAACCTCCCAAAACACTCCCGTAATTTCTGACCTGGCAAAGGCCCGGTATATCTACTATCCTGTCAGGTATCCCGAACCATTCCTTAGAGACACCCTTTATGAAATTAAAGGCAGAAAGTTTTTACCTTCTTTAAAACTTGATTTTTCTGCTGTTTTGAAGGTGAGTAATGAGACACTACCCCAAAACTTACCTTTCAGGGAATGGATCAAGGAATCTATGCGGATCAGAAACATATCCCTGATGGATATATATCGGACAAACCGGTTTCTTGTTGCGGATTATTTAATGGACAGCACTCTACGTAAATTTTGTTACGACTTTAAAAAATTGGATGGATTTAACCTTGAATATGGATTTCATGATGATTGGTTTGGTTCACAACAGCCAATCAATCCATTGCCCATGGACTTGAATAATGGTCAATTCTTTTTCAGTATGAACAGTATGTATATTATGGATAAGATACCGGGCATAAATGAAAACAGTAACCCCGTACTATTTTTTTTAAAAATTAAATCCTAA
- a CDS encoding 6-bladed beta-propeller produces MNKFLTLIFLILIAGCGRQDTSLPVIDTQASKPRVVNLSEIFEKDEMIILETSDSCLLTNISQVIKTKDAIYVLDNNWNVSRIGMFDRTGRFIRWIGRMGNGPEEYHFLSAITLDSINQKLIAVSEKDILEYKLDGSFIQSYPTGIKSQIENIYVINDTIWLFNHDYYNTPDERKIIYFYYHSEKKDSIILNRYKSRTDVLQISSNTQIISQLKESTYIYFPVLSPEPFLRDTLYEIKGKRLLPALKLDFSSVLKVSNGTVASNLSFNEWKKGCIRLRNITLNDIYRTHNFLFADYTLDSTSYKFCYDFTKQDGFNMEFGFHDDLFGTGQFFNPKPMDLYNGRFYYSMNSISIKDVIPGINEESNPVLFFLKIKT; encoded by the coding sequence ATGAATAAATTTCTCACATTGATTTTTTTGATTCTGATTGCCGGATGCGGTAGACAGGATACTTCGCTTCCGGTAATTGATACGCAGGCTTCGAAACCAAGAGTTGTTAATTTATCCGAAATATTTGAAAAGGATGAAATGATTATTCTTGAAACGAGTGATTCATGTCTATTAACGAATATTTCACAGGTAATAAAAACAAAGGATGCAATTTATGTTCTTGACAATAACTGGAATGTCAGCAGAATTGGAATGTTCGACAGAACCGGCCGGTTTATCAGATGGATTGGCAGAATGGGCAACGGACCGGAAGAATATCACTTCTTATCAGCAATTACTTTGGATAGTATTAACCAAAAACTTATTGCTGTTTCTGAAAAAGACATCCTCGAATATAAACTCGATGGCAGTTTTATCCAATCATACCCGACAGGAATAAAATCTCAGATTGAAAATATTTACGTAATCAATGATACCATTTGGCTTTTCAATCACGATTATTATAATACACCTGACGAAAGAAAAATAATATATTTCTATTATCATTCAGAAAAGAAGGACAGTATTATTTTGAATCGCTATAAATCAAGGACAGATGTCCTTCAGATTTCTTCCAATACTCAAATTATTTCACAGTTAAAGGAATCGACATACATTTATTTTCCTGTACTTTCTCCTGAGCCATTTCTGAGAGACACTCTTTATGAGATCAAAGGCAAAAGGTTATTGCCGGCATTAAAACTTGATTTTTCATCAGTATTGAAGGTAAGCAATGGGACAGTAGCCAGCAATCTATCCTTTAATGAATGGAAAAAAGGATGCATCAGGTTAAGGAACATTACCTTGAATGATATATACAGAACTCACAATTTTCTGTTTGCGGATTATACCCTGGATAGTACTTCATACAAATTCTGTTATGATTTTACGAAACAGGATGGGTTTAACATGGAATTTGGATTTCATGATGATTTATTTGGCACAGGGCAGTTCTTTAATCCAAAACCGATGGATCTGTATAATGGCCGGTTTTATTACAGCATGAATAGTATTTCTATAAAAGACGTGATACCGGGTATAAATGAAGAGAGTAACCCTGTATTATTCTTCCTGAAAATAAAAACCTAA
- a CDS encoding 6-bladed beta-propeller, with protein MNNFFTLIFLILIAGCSRRQDDSLLVIDTEETKPGEMKLSQMFQKEGMVILETNDSCLISNIRQVIKVKDNLFILSSHDIDNEILKFNTDGKYIGRIGRIGHGPGEYSQLRDLTVDTLNNRLIAGSDNGIIVYNFDGTLINKFSFKTPEIIEDLAWIDNSLLVFGIKFKTGSLIQYSMDIYDQNLKKQDSLILFVNKSEKLNIVQNTIILSDVQSGKYLYFPVIDKDVPLHDTIFKLKENNLIPTIRLKINSIEKNEDWKIENNGSPVFQDFLHINEAYRTDDFLFVNYQKVMPYLLIYSFNEKKGDIIRSGFTDDLLMPGQHNQLITPVPLNLRKGEFYYALSGVSVADKWQDVNENSNPVMFFLNLKKSHHNH; from the coding sequence ATGAATAATTTTTTCACATTAATTTTTTTGATTCTGATTGCCGGATGCAGCAGGAGACAGGATGATTCGCTTTTGGTGATTGATACGGAGGAGACGAAGCCGGGTGAAATGAAACTATCTCAGATGTTTCAAAAAGAGGGAATGGTTATTCTCGAAACAAATGATTCCTGCTTGATCAGCAATATCCGCCAGGTTATTAAAGTAAAAGATAATTTATTCATTCTATCATCACATGATATAGATAATGAAATATTGAAATTCAATACTGACGGAAAGTATATTGGACGCATTGGCCGTATCGGGCACGGTCCGGGAGAATATAGCCAATTAAGGGATCTTACCGTGGACACACTTAATAACAGGTTAATTGCCGGATCTGATAATGGAATTATTGTTTACAACTTTGATGGAACACTGATTAATAAATTTTCTTTCAAAACGCCTGAAATAATTGAGGATTTAGCATGGATCGATAATTCACTTCTGGTTTTTGGAATAAAATTTAAAACCGGATCGTTGATTCAATATTCAATGGACATTTATGATCAGAATTTGAAAAAGCAGGATAGCCTAATACTCTTTGTCAATAAAAGTGAAAAACTCAATATAGTACAGAATACAATAATACTTTCAGATGTACAGTCGGGTAAATATTTATATTTCCCTGTAATCGATAAGGATGTGCCGTTACATGATACAATTTTTAAACTAAAAGAAAATAATTTAATTCCTACAATCCGGTTAAAAATCAATTCGATTGAAAAGAATGAGGATTGGAAAATTGAAAACAATGGTTCACCTGTTTTTCAAGATTTTTTACATATAAATGAAGCATACAGGACAGATGACTTTCTTTTTGTCAATTACCAGAAGGTAATGCCTTATTTGCTTATTTATAGTTTTAATGAAAAGAAAGGAGATATTATAAGAAGCGGTTTTACCGATGATCTTCTAATGCCGGGTCAACATAATCAGCTTATAACACCTGTTCCCCTGAATTTAAGAAAAGGCGAATTCTATTATGCTTTAAGTGGAGTTTCAGTTGCCGATAAATGGCAAGACGTTAACGAAAACAGTAATCCCGTTATGTTTTTTCTGAATCTTAAAAAATCTCATCACAATCATTGA
- a CDS encoding TolC family protein translates to MNPVKFCFLVVLLFPFYVSGQTVLTLRDAVRIANDSSLSAFRYRNLYLASYWDYRSYLAQKKPSLTLSTTLLDYNRQLTKRYNSVLDRDEYRQQQNLYSYANASVSQNIPFTGGSLYVDTEIGRLQNFGDDEYTQFSTVPLRIGLYQPLLGFNSFKWKRKIEPLKYEKAQKEYIESAEVISGIITEYFFALLTAQNRVEMASVNVANADTLYRIGQKRLEIATLSQEDVLTLKVNALNARNQLASANKQLNAARFSLFSFLRLQENNTMQLQIPDLLPEFSVDFEKAFTEAKSNNPYLLDYNQQVLESAGNMEQVKREGLMSASLVASYGLDQQNSKLPEAYKNPMDQQRAMVGVSIPIIDWGKRRGQYNMAKNSFEAVKLSAEQAETDFRQTVMLAVSDFNMQRDVVITARETREAAQLAYKITKQRFVIGKSDVNSVALALERQDAANLNYLDALRLFWKYYYTVRQLTLYDFEKDKTLVRALEEELGL, encoded by the coding sequence ATGAACCCTGTTAAGTTTTGCTTCCTTGTTGTCCTGTTGTTTCCGTTTTATGTGTCAGGACAGACTGTTTTAACGCTCCGGGACGCTGTCCGCATTGCCAACGACAGCTCACTGTCTGCTTTCCGGTACCGGAATCTTTACCTGGCCAGCTATTGGGATTACCGGTCTTACCTGGCACAGAAAAAGCCTTCTCTTACATTAAGCACAACCTTGCTGGATTATAACCGGCAGCTCACAAAACGGTATAATTCGGTGCTCGACCGCGACGAATACCGCCAGCAGCAAAACTTGTATTCGTATGCCAATGCCTCCGTAAGCCAGAATATTCCCTTTACCGGCGGCTCCCTGTATGTGGATACTGAAATCGGCCGGCTACAGAATTTCGGGGATGACGAATACACGCAGTTTTCCACTGTACCGTTACGGATCGGACTTTACCAGCCTCTTCTCGGTTTTAATTCGTTCAAATGGAAACGCAAAATTGAACCACTGAAATACGAAAAAGCACAAAAAGAGTATATCGAATCCGCTGAAGTCATTTCAGGAATTATAACCGAATATTTCTTTGCTTTGCTCACGGCACAGAACCGGGTAGAAATGGCGTCTGTAAATGTCGCAAACGCAGATACGCTTTACAGGATCGGACAAAAACGGCTCGAAATCGCCACCCTCTCCCAGGAAGATGTGTTAACGCTGAAGGTAAATGCCCTTAACGCCAGGAACCAGCTTGCTTCAGCCAACAAACAGCTGAATGCCGCACGGTTCAGCCTGTTTTCATTCCTCAGGTTGCAGGAGAATAATACCATGCAGTTGCAGATACCCGACCTGCTTCCTGAATTCTCGGTTGATTTTGAAAAAGCATTCACTGAAGCCAAATCCAACAACCCTTACCTTCTCGATTACAACCAGCAGGTCCTTGAATCGGCAGGTAACATGGAACAGGTTAAACGGGAAGGACTCATGAGCGCATCCCTTGTGGCCAGTTACGGCCTTGATCAGCAGAATTCAAAATTGCCGGAGGCATACAAAAATCCGATGGACCAGCAACGGGCAATGGTAGGCGTATCCATTCCCATTATCGACTGGGGTAAAAGACGCGGCCAGTACAACATGGCAAAGAACAGTTTTGAAGCGGTTAAATTGTCGGCAGAGCAGGCTGAAACCGACTTCAGGCAAACGGTAATGCTTGCCGTCAGCGACTTTAATATGCAACGCGATGTGGTGATTACAGCCCGTGAAACAAGGGAAGCAGCACAACTGGCCTATAAAATTACAAAGCAACGTTTCGTAATCGGCAAATCGGATGTCAATAGCGTGGCACTGGCGCTCGAACGCCAGGACGCCGCCAACCTGAATTACCTGGATGCACTGAGGCTGTTCTGGAAGTATTATTACACGGTTCGGCAGCTGACGCTGTATGATTTTGAGAAGGATAAGACGCTGGTGAGGGCGTTGGAGGAGGAGTTGGGATTGTAG